A stretch of Synergistaceae bacterium DZ-S4 DNA encodes these proteins:
- a CDS encoding uroporphyrinogen decarboxylase family protein, with protein MTGKERVLKALKFQEVDRVPWVPFTGVHVAKLIGTDAEKLLKDEDLLVEAVCAAGERYYADGVCSAFDLQAEAEVLGCGLHWSKNNPPAVTGHVLAQGKELGDLPKFEKDKGRLPVFFNATRKLVEKIGDKTAVFALCCGPFTLALHLRGSAFIMDMIKKPDEAHKVLAFCAEITRKMGEWYMETGAHVIAVVDPMTSQIAPKHFEAFVTPYIKPVIDEVQGRNGIVTLFCCGNATKNIELMMQSAPNAIAFDEQVDLAFVKGLAEKYKVCFEGNIPLTTTLLFGSPKESVEDVKMRMEVGGKRGYILSPGCDLPYDTPFYNLEAVGKYAATGEEPSDTAGFLSLEDALLQAEESGDVLEDVTIGPGKVFIEIVTLDSEGCAPCQYMCEAVKNVAPHYGDRLTWRESLIKSAAGIKRTKALGVSTLPTMLINNEVVYDNIIPTADDLMKQIDKRLKG; from the coding sequence GTGACAGGAAAAGAAAGAGTTCTGAAAGCCTTGAAATTCCAGGAAGTGGACCGCGTTCCATGGGTCCCCTTCACAGGCGTGCATGTTGCCAAGCTTATCGGAACGGATGCCGAAAAACTCCTTAAGGATGAGGACCTCCTCGTTGAAGCGGTTTGCGCCGCAGGCGAGCGCTACTACGCCGACGGAGTCTGCTCGGCTTTTGATCTTCAGGCGGAGGCGGAGGTCCTCGGCTGCGGTCTCCACTGGTCGAAAAACAACCCTCCCGCAGTTACCGGTCATGTGCTGGCACAGGGTAAAGAACTGGGTGACCTTCCAAAGTTTGAAAAGGACAAGGGGCGCCTTCCTGTGTTTTTCAACGCTACCCGCAAACTTGTTGAGAAGATAGGCGACAAAACAGCAGTGTTTGCCCTTTGCTGCGGACCCTTCACACTTGCCCTTCACCTGCGAGGATCAGCTTTTATCATGGACATGATAAAGAAGCCCGACGAGGCTCATAAGGTCCTTGCCTTTTGCGCCGAGATCACCCGTAAGATGGGCGAGTGGTACATGGAGACGGGAGCTCATGTGATCGCAGTAGTCGATCCTATGACAAGCCAGATCGCACCTAAGCATTTTGAAGCATTTGTGACCCCCTACATCAAACCCGTCATCGATGAGGTACAGGGCAGAAACGGCATCGTTACACTCTTCTGCTGCGGCAACGCCACGAAAAACATTGAACTCATGATGCAGTCAGCTCCTAACGCGATAGCCTTTGATGAGCAGGTCGACCTGGCTTTTGTGAAAGGGCTCGCAGAAAAGTACAAGGTATGTTTTGAGGGCAATATTCCTCTTACAACGACCCTTCTCTTCGGCTCACCCAAGGAGAGCGTTGAAGATGTCAAAATGAGGATGGAAGTTGGCGGAAAAAGAGGATACATACTTTCACCGGGATGCGACCTTCCCTATGATACCCCTTTCTACAACCTGGAAGCTGTAGGCAAATATGCCGCCACAGGTGAAGAACCTTCGGATACAGCCGGTTTCCTTTCGCTGGAAGACGCACTGCTTCAGGCCGAGGAATCGGGAGATGTCCTTGAAGATGTGACAATAGGACCCGGAAAGGTATTCATCGAAATAGTCACGCTCGACTCAGAAGGCTGCGCGCCATGTCAGTATATGTGTGAAGCAGTCAAAAACGTGGCACCGCATTACGGAGACAGGCTCACGTGGAGGGAATCCCTGATAAAGAGTGCTGCTGGCATAAAAAGGACGAAGGCACTCGGAGTATCTACCCTACCCACAATGCTAATCAACAATGAAGTAGTCTACGACAACATAATCCCCACCGCGGACGATCTGATGAAACAGATCGACAAGAGGCTCAAGGGCTGA
- a CDS encoding monomethylamine:corrinoid methyltransferase — MSTFRMWEVFEKVENGPFFRDQSEWMLKSFIPNMRRVVKEYNIKYDGKTIVNCDDDLADRVWKAAKDFFVSVGVYHQESHRVIKFTEEEVNEVLYTKRPCYMIGAGHDQRWLRVRSVEDKEKRPFHLFSPDANFSSDIHKKACMAYLKEPLLDGLCAPLIEDFMGRKATSQTPTEVAAAMEHAMNLRDAQRLVGKPDVWTVSVGTAETDQAQIAAANKEWGVRPSHLDGRMVSILTEMTTNNAMLNKSMHYRAYGNVFGNLCGAIYGGHAGGAEGTLVLQTAYNIEGACLYGSCWALNFPFHLKWQSTTTREILWLQSVLSQAMSRNSNLIFLNNLFANAGPATEQLYWECANHALATESSGGNPWGAATCRNKFTDMATPLESRFYHEVSEASFYKRMTRAQADEICQKIMEKYEKLIPIDNYGKKIQEVYDMEHLVPRKQFVDQYKRMRDELSKLGVEFAY; from the coding sequence ATGTCAACATTCAGAATGTGGGAAGTATTTGAAAAAGTTGAAAACGGTCCTTTCTTTAGAGACCAGTCAGAATGGATGCTCAAGAGTTTCATTCCCAATATGAGAAGGGTAGTAAAAGAATACAACATCAAGTATGACGGGAAAACCATCGTAAACTGTGATGACGACCTGGCCGACCGCGTATGGAAAGCCGCTAAGGATTTCTTTGTCTCTGTCGGTGTCTACCACCAGGAAAGTCACAGGGTCATCAAGTTCACAGAAGAAGAAGTAAATGAAGTGCTCTACACGAAGAGGCCGTGTTACATGATAGGCGCAGGACATGACCAGCGCTGGCTCAGGGTCCGTTCCGTAGAGGACAAGGAAAAACGTCCCTTCCACCTCTTCAGTCCCGATGCCAACTTCAGCTCTGATATTCATAAGAAGGCCTGTATGGCATACCTCAAAGAGCCCCTTCTTGACGGTCTCTGCGCACCTCTCATAGAGGACTTCATGGGAAGGAAAGCCACATCACAGACGCCTACCGAAGTTGCGGCTGCGATGGAACATGCAATGAACCTGCGTGATGCTCAGCGCCTTGTCGGAAAGCCGGATGTCTGGACGGTATCTGTAGGAACAGCTGAAACTGATCAGGCACAGATTGCCGCGGCAAACAAAGAATGGGGAGTCCGCCCCTCGCACCTTGATGGCCGTATGGTATCCATACTGACAGAGATGACAACGAACAATGCAATGCTCAACAAGTCGATGCATTATCGCGCCTACGGGAATGTATTCGGCAACCTTTGCGGAGCCATCTATGGCGGGCATGCCGGTGGAGCAGAAGGAACACTGGTCCTCCAGACAGCATATAACATTGAGGGAGCATGCCTTTATGGATCCTGCTGGGCACTCAACTTCCCCTTCCATCTCAAATGGCAGTCGACGACTACAAGAGAGATACTGTGGCTCCAGAGCGTACTCAGCCAGGCAATGTCAAGGAATTCAAACCTTATATTCCTCAACAACCTTTTCGCCAACGCAGGACCCGCAACTGAGCAGCTTTACTGGGAATGCGCAAACCACGCTCTTGCAACGGAATCTTCAGGCGGAAACCCGTGGGGAGCAGCGACATGCCGCAATAAGTTTACTGACATGGCAACGCCGCTCGAGTCACGCTTCTACCACGAAGTGTCCGAAGCCTCGTTCTACAAGCGTATGACCCGCGCACAGGCTGATGAGATCTGCCAGAAGATCATGGAGAAGTACGAAAAACTGATCCCGATCGACAACTACGGCAAAAAGATCCAGGAAGTTTACGACATGGAACACCTTGTCCCGCGCAAACAGTTCGTCGATCAGTACAAACGCATGAGAGATGAGCTTAGCAAATTGGGAGTCGAGTTCGCCTATTAA